A DNA window from Drosophila virilis strain 15010-1051.87 chromosome 4, Dvir_AGI_RSII-ME, whole genome shotgun sequence contains the following coding sequences:
- the Nepl7 gene encoding endothelin-converting enzyme-like 1, whose amino-acid sequence MAKMLLATLTIVTALAVAVAAVELPENNTNSDFFATPRRVAQREELLQQYGSFMLSIMNHSVDPCENFYEYACGSWKQSPLLQPEQRNSSLLSAIQKDIDEQVLQHLENATDPQARNQSTNGADWKAKQFFASCVQMKSNLSLGYARFMSGGQLEDRYAQPGQAHHQNASREDWVYVNFMSPYELYPLLPLKVHYSTSLRKFVILLQAPSKMLGNFKPEQLQNMTRDFQLNEEQQRLEFLGRFENLTRFERNLTQLAKTRNETEQLTLGEFLARHKEERLNWTRYFDLAFNGTQQSHWLVHNQLQSVGDLVHFLEQQPLPLLRSYVQQRLLLKFYATWQTQSTRNASSPTNACRIVTETYFNYALLPWFIGRLFDAERRADVLQLARHIRDTFYELLEQYSWLDEETRSQARTKLASMDVLVGYSDELQHPELIDAAYADMQMSSDWFENLATLERNRARIRLRSVDKALIPQLMATRTVNAYYADFLNQAFITIGMSQWPLYHVRLPAVLKFAGIGNIVGHEMAHGFDSYCYQFNYDGKKMNWWSEGSLRNFKARYRCLESQYNKYILLGVATNGTLTSGDNIADNVGARMAYYAYKRHTQNKAWLEKPLLGVDFNNRQLFFLKFAQTWCTGRDSASKLSKLKTDMHAYEEFRVVGTLSNMPEFSEAFNCKLGSDMNPLKKCVVW is encoded by the coding sequence ATGGCCAAAATGCTGTTGGCCACGTTAACAATAGTCACTGCgctcgcagtcgcagttgcgGCCGTCGAACTCCCCGAGAATAATACGAACAGCGATTTCTTTGCCACGCCCCGTCGCGTAGCGCAGCGcgaggagctgctgcagcaataCGGCAGCTTTATGCTGTCCATCATGAATCACAGCGTCGATCCGTGCGAGAATTTCTACGAGTACGCCTGCGGCAGCTGGAAGCAgtcgccgctgctgcagccggaACAGCGCAACTCCAGCCTGCTCTCGGCCATACAAAAAGACATCGATGAGCAGGTGCTGCAGCATCTGGAGAATGCCACGGATCCGCAGGCCAGAAATCAATCCACGAATGGCGCCGACTGGAAAGCCAAGCAATTCTTTGCCAGCTGCGTGCAAATGAAGTCCAACTTGTCGCTGGGCTATGCCAGGTTCATGTCCGGCGGCCAGTTGGAGGATCGCTATGCCCAGCCGGGCCAGGCGCATCATCAGAACGCCAGCCGCGAGGATTGGGTATACGTGAACTTCATGTCGCCCTACGAGCTGTAtccgctgctgccgctcaaGGTGCACTACAGCACGTCGTTGCGGAAGTTCGTCATCCTGCTGCAGGCGCCCAGCAAAATGTTGGGCAATTTCAAGCCCGAGCAGCTGCAAAATATGACGAGGGATTTTCAGCTGAACGAGGAGCAACAGCGTCTGGAGTTTCTCGGGCGTTTCGAGAATCTCACGCGTTTCGAACGGAATCTTACGCAGCTGGCAAAGACGCGCAATGAAACCGAGCAGCTGACGCTCGGCGAGTTTCTGGCGCGGCACAAGGAGGAGCGTCTGAACTGGACACGTTACTTCGACCTGGCCTTCAATGGCACACAGCAGTCGCATTGGCTGGTGCACAATCAGCTGCAGTCTGTCGGGGATCTGGTGCACTTTctggagcagcagccgctgccgctgctgcgctCGTATGTGCAGCAGCGTCTGCTGCTCAAGTTCTATGCCACCTGGCAGACGCAGAGTACGCGCAATGCCAGCAGCCCAACGAATGCCTGTCGCATTGTCACCGAGACGTACTTCAACTATGCGCTGCTGCCCTGGTTTATTGGGCGTCTCTTTGATGCGGAACGGCGCGCCGAtgtgctgcagctggcgcGGCACATCAGGGATACGTTCTATGAGCTGCTCGAGCAGTACAGCTGGCTGGACGAGGAGACACGGTCGCAGGCTCGTACCAAGCTGGCCTCGATGGATGTCCTGGTCGGCTACAGCGATGAGCTGCAGCATCCGGAGCTTATAGATGCCGCCTATGCGGATATGCAAATGTCGTCCGATTGGTTCGAGAATCTGGCCACATTGGAGCGTAATCGGGCGCGCATTCGTCTGCGCTCCGTGGACAAGGCGCTGATACCACAGCTGATGGCCACGCGCACAGTGAACGCCTACTATGCGGACTTTCTCAATCAGGCATTCATCACCATCGGCATGTCCCAGTGGCCCCTCtaccatgtccgtctgcccgcCGTGCTCAAGTTCGCCGGAATTGGGAATATTGTCGGACACGAGATGGCGCACGGTTTCGACTCGTATTGCTATCAGTTTAATTATGATGGCAAAAAGATGAACTGGTGGTCCGAGGGCTCTTTGCGCAACTTTAAGGCACGCTATCGCTGCCTCGAGTCGCagtacaataaatatatactgtTGGGTGTCGCTACCAATGGCACTTTGACCTCCGGCGATAATATTGCCGATAATGTTGGTGCTCGCATGGCCTATTACGCCTACAAGCGGCATACTCAGAACAAGGCGTGGCTAGAGAAACCGCTGCTCGGCGTAGATTTTAACAATCGGCAGTTGTTCTTTCTGAAATTTGCTCAGACCTGGTGCACCGGCCGGGACTCTGCGTCCAAGCTGAGCAAGCTGAAGACAGATATGCACGCGTACGAAGAGTTTCGGGTCGTGGGCACGCTCAGCAACATGCCCGAGTTTAGTGAGGCCTTCAACTGTAAGCTGGGCAGCGACATGAATCCCCTCAAGAAATGTGTCGTTtggtaa